One genomic segment of Labeo rohita strain BAU-BD-2019 chromosome 14, IGBB_LRoh.1.0, whole genome shotgun sequence includes these proteins:
- the atox1 gene encoding copper transport protein ATOX1, with amino-acid sequence MTTHEFFVDMTCEGCSGAVTRVLNKLDVKFDIDLPNKKVFIESDKDKDVLMETLKKTGKTVTYIGPK; translated from the exons ATGACg ACTCACGAGTtttttgttgacatgacatgtgAAGGATGCTCTGGTGCAGTCACTCGAGTGCTGAATAAACTGG ATGTCAAGTTTGACATCGATCTGCCCAACAAGAAGGTCTTCATTGAGTCAGACAAAGACAAGGATGTCCTTATGGAAACACTGAAAAAGACTGGGAAAACTGTGACCTACATCGGTCCAAAATGA